The genomic DNA CGAAAAAGTAGATATTATCCTCGCTGACATCAATATGCCGATCATGGACGGACTGAAACTGGTGAGCCTCGTGAGAGGGAATCCTTCCTACAAGACTATTCCCATCATAATGATCACCACTGAAGGAGCGGAAGAGGACAAAAACAAGGCGCTTGCAATCGGTGCGAATGCGTATCTGACAAAACCTATACAGACACAGGAACTGATGAAACTCGTAAACAGCTTTCTCTCTTAGATCAGGTCTGGCACCGCGGACAAAAAAATCTTCCGGTAAACCATGGAGTTTCATGCGAAAAATCAGGGATTAGTTCGAGGAGAAGAGGCCCTTCGCATTTCCGGCATTTCTGTCCGTGCAGGTTGAAATCTGCGGTAAGTTTTGGTGCATCGTGTTCGTGTTCCTTGATTTCCACAAGATAACGCGTTATCTCCTGCTGCGATTTGGGCTTCTGGCTCAGCACCTTGCGGATCTGTTCAATGACCTCAACCGGACGTGTGGTTGCTTTCACAAAATAGCCGACTGCTCCCAGGTTTAAAGCTTTTTCCACTTCCTCCGGCTGTCCCCGTGCGGAAAACACCAGTACCGGTATATGTGAGAGTTTGGGATCTGTCTTGAGAACCTGCAGTACTTTGTACCCATCCATGACCGGCATCATAAGATCCAGAAGGATGATATCAGGCATATCCTGAGCGAGCAGCTTGATCGCCTCCATTCCGTTGTCTGCGGTAAGCACTACAAACTGCTCCAGTGTCAGTTTTGACCGGTACATCTGCTGGATGACTTTTGAATCCTCAACAAGCAGAATCTTGTTTCTCATATGCTAAAATTGTATAGGTGATTTGCGCGTGTGTCAACACATAATTGCGTTCTTTTCGCATTCAGCAGATTTTTTTTCGCAGACCTGACCAGAATATCTGAAAATAACCGAATTACTGCACGGAAAGGACTGCCAGCGTTTCTTATTCCTTTCCCAGTAAAACCTCTATTTTCCCCTTCGATCTGAGATCTGTAATCCATTTTTCCTTGAGCTCACGAGCGCGTTCTGTCTGCAGCTCCTGTTTGAGTTTATCCCTGACTTCGTCAAAAGACAGTTGCGTTGCTGGCTTCTTGTCCTCCAACCGTACCACATACCACATATTCCCTGCCAAAAAGGCGTCGCTCACGTCTCCCACCTTGAGCCTGAACGCAACTTCTTCAATTTCAGGAAGCATTCTCCCTTTGTGCATATATCCGATATCTCCGGATTTTACACGGTAGTCATCTTCCGACATGGTATATGCAAGGGTTCCGAAATCCTCACCGTTCTTGATTTTGGCGAGAATGTCCTTGACCTTTGTTTCCTGCTTTGTCGAGATAAGCCTCAACTTGACACTCTCAGGAATTTTGAATCGAGAAGTATTCTTCTCATAATAGTCTCTGAGCTGTGCTTCACTGATCTCTGCCGCATCAGTCACCTTTTTTGCAAACAGTTCCTGAACCAGCATTTCTTTCCCGATCTGGGTACGAATTGTGTCCTCGGTTATTCCTTCTCTCTCCAGAGCAGCCTTGTATTCCTCGGGAGACTTAAACCGATTCCTGATCCTTTCCATTTGGGAGTCAACTTTCTCCTTGTCAGGTTTCATGCCGTTTGCGAGGGCATCCTGATACTGAAGCTCCCGGTTGATAAGTTCCTCAAGCGCCCTGTCGTAGTACATGCTCCGCTTTTCAGGAGATACACTTCGATGGAAAGTAATCCTGGGTATCAGCCGGTCTACTTCAGCCTCAAGGTCTTTTTTTGTGAGGACGGTGCCGTTGACCTTCGCAACGATAGTCTCCCCGGCATACGATGATACAGCATACAGCAGAATCAACATCAGCGACAATAGCAGTCTGAACATGAAAACTCCTTTTTTTATTTATAATGCAAGATAGGTTTATGAATATGCAAGCGGAAATCCCGGTATCTGGACTCCTTTTGCCTTGCAGCATGCAGACACGACAAATGTTAGTTCCTGACAGGTTCCCTGAAGACTTTTCCTTTCTTGAGAATCTCCTCAAATGAAGCGGCAGGCATCGGCAGACCGAGCAGAAATCCCTGGATTCCGTCACTCCCTCTGTCCTTTACGAAAGCCAATTGTTGCTCTGTCTCAATCCCTTCAGCAATAACCTTCAGATTCAGATTGTGAGCAACGGCGATTATGGCACTCACGATCGAACGTTCATCAGCATTCGCAAAAAGATCCCTTATAAAAGACCTGTCGATTTTCAATTTGTCTATCGGAAAGCGTTTCAGATTGCTGAGGGAAGAGTACCCCGTGCCGAAATCATCTATGGCAATCTGCACCCCGAGGGCTTTCAAGTGCTGCAATGTCGCAAAGATGTTTTCCGTGGGTTTCATGACGATGCTCTCTGAAATCTCCAGTTCCAGATACCGGGGATCAAGCCCTGTATCGCTGAGGGCATCCCGGACCGTCTCCACAAAGTTGCTCTGCCTGAACTGCACATTTGATATGTTTACAGTTATTGTTACAGGTGCAAATCCGGCTGATTGCCATGTCACGTTCTGCGCACATGCGGTCTGCAGGATCCATTTGCCGATCGGTATAATAAGTCCTGTATCTTCAGCCAAAGGGATAAAATATTTGGGCAGGAGCATGCCCTTTTCCGAATGAATCCAGCGTATTAATGCCTCAGCGCCGATAATTTGTCTGTTGTTTGTATCGAATTGCGGTTGATAAAACAGTTCGAATTCGTTTCGGTCCATTGCCTTTCTGAGGCTGTTTTCCAGGGCAAGCCGCTCTGCAGTCGTGATATTGAGAGATTCCCTGTAAAACTGATAATTGTTCCTTCCCTGACTTTTTGCATCATACATTGCGGTATCGGCATTCTTCAGTAAGGCGTCAACAGTATCTCCGTCATGCGGGTAAACTGATATGCCGACGCTGGTGGTGATGAACACCTCATGGCCTTTTATGGTAAAAGAATCCTTGAATAAATCGATTAAGCGCTGCGATACTTTTGCGGCGTCATTTATGTTGGTGATTTCCGTAAGCAATATGGTAAATTCATCTCCGCCGAGCCGTGCTACGGTAGTTTCAGGAAACTCTGTTCCCGGACGGCCGACAGAATCGCTCCTGCGAAGGTATCTGACCAGCCGTCCCGAAACCTTTTGAAGGAGTATATCGCCGAAATCGTGGCCGAGGGTATCATTGATAAGCTTGAAGTTGTCAAGATCGAGAAACAGCACGGCAACCAGCCTCTTGTAATGCCGTGCAGATTCCAGCGCCTGCCTCAGGCGGTCTTTCAGCAAATGACGGTTCGGCAGGTCAGTCAGCGTGTCATGATACGCCATATACACAATCTGCTCCACTGCACGCTTGCGGTCCGTGATGTCCCTTACAATCTCCTGGATAACTGTTTTCCCTCCCACCTCGAACAGACTCGCAGAAACTTCGGCAGAAAACAGGTCCCCGTTTTTCTTTTTGAAATCAATTTCGAAATTTACGAAACCCTCTGACGACAGCTTCCGAAACGCCGCCTCAAATACGCCCTGTGCGTCTTCCGGGTGGAGTTTGGATATCTTGAGTGCCATGATCTCGGCCCTGGCATATTCAAACTGTTCCAATACCCTCTGATTGATATCTATGATATTGCCATCCAAGTCGTACAGAAAGATTGCGTCATTGGAATGCTTGAAGAGACTGCTGTATTTTGCTTCGCTTTCCCGCATCGCTTCTTCAGTAAGTTTGCGTTCGGTGATATTTCGTATTATCACCATATTCTGGCCTTCCAGCAACGGGATTAACCTCGCC from Nitrospirota bacterium includes the following:
- a CDS encoding response regulator, producing the protein MRNKILLVEDSKVIQQMYRSKLTLEQFVVLTADNGMEAIKLLAQDMPDIILLDLMMPVMDGYKVLQVLKTDPKLSHIPVLVFSARGQPEEVEKALNLGAVGYFVKATTRPVEVIEQIRKVLSQKPKSQQEITRYLVEIKEHEHDAPKLTADFNLHGQKCRKCEGPLLLELIPDFSHETPWFTGRFFCPRCQT
- a CDS encoding response regulator, with amino-acid sequence MPNILVVEDSPTMRQLISFAMKRIPESRIIEATDGVDALKKLASEKVDIILADINMPIMDGLKLVSLVRGNPSYKTIPIIMITTEGAEEDKNKALAIGANAYLTKPIQTQELMKLVNSFLS
- a CDS encoding EAL domain-containing protein, whose protein sequence is MKDQIHNLLRRQLRRYFGDLFTVPAEWEQFVSAVNDAYIQFDADRGMIEHSLDLSSKELMQANSAMRVLLQAFPDVLLRTDSGGTILEYKTGSRTEIFAETRDLVGKRIQEIFSRKVNTMFQEAVEKIRTEKTMTVIEYSAESADGEYSYEARLIPLLEGQNMVIIRNITERKLTEEAMRESEAKYSSLFKHSNDAIFLYDLDGNIIDINQRVLEQFEYARAEIMALKISKLHPEDAQGVFEAAFRKLSSEGFVNFEIDFKKKNGDLFSAEVSASLFEVGGKTVIQEIVRDITDRKRAVEQIVYMAYHDTLTDLPNRHLLKDRLRQALESARHYKRLVAVLFLDLDNFKLINDTLGHDFGDILLQKVSGRLVRYLRRSDSVGRPGTEFPETTVARLGGDEFTILLTEITNINDAAKVSQRLIDLFKDSFTIKGHEVFITTSVGISVYPHDGDTVDALLKNADTAMYDAKSQGRNNYQFYRESLNITTAERLALENSLRKAMDRNEFELFYQPQFDTNNRQIIGAEALIRWIHSEKGMLLPKYFIPLAEDTGLIIPIGKWILQTACAQNVTWQSAGFAPVTITVNISNVQFRQSNFVETVRDALSDTGLDPRYLELEISESIVMKPTENIFATLQHLKALGVQIAIDDFGTGYSSLSNLKRFPIDKLKIDRSFIRDLFANADERSIVSAIIAVAHNLNLKVIAEGIETEQQLAFVKDRGSDGIQGFLLGLPMPAASFEEILKKGKVFREPVRN
- a CDS encoding peptidyl-prolyl cis-trans isomerase; the encoded protein is MFRLLLSLMLILLYAVSSYAGETIVAKVNGTVLTKKDLEAEVDRLIPRITFHRSVSPEKRSMYYDRALEELINRELQYQDALANGMKPDKEKVDSQMERIRNRFKSPEEYKAALEREGITEDTIRTQIGKEMLVQELFAKKVTDAAEISEAQLRDYYEKNTSRFKIPESVKLRLISTKQETKVKDILAKIKNGEDFGTLAYTMSEDDYRVKSGDIGYMHKGRMLPEIEEVAFRLKVGDVSDAFLAGNMWYVVRLEDKKPATQLSFDEVRDKLKQELQTERARELKEKWITDLRSKGKIEVLLGKE